One window from the genome of Zonotrichia leucophrys gambelii isolate GWCS_2022_RI chromosome 29, RI_Zleu_2.0, whole genome shotgun sequence encodes:
- the SUOX gene encoding LOW QUALITY PROTEIN: sulfite oxidase, mitochondrial (The sequence of the model RefSeq protein was modified relative to this genomic sequence to represent the inferred CDS: inserted 1 base in 1 codon; deleted 2 bases in 1 codon) produces MALGKTGNNRAGDNGDRDGAGKTRTDGHRLGGDTPGTGLGSRKGRSGAETQRGCVAAESLIFAFPGSATGAVSRYPVSGARPSRALPSRPAAAAAMLLLRAMAGRRLPPLMRLPRGCSRLAAGSAAPEGHREGNPGGHREGNPGGHREATPGGHRGAAPVLAALLGIGVVVAYGERRRRTAQAAQAAPAPPFPRYTRAEVAQHRTPADRVWVTYGTDVFDVTEFVELHPGGPDKILLAAGGALEPFWALYAVHSQPHVLELLRDYKVGELSPEEAAPPPADSADPFAGDPPRHPALRVNSSKPFNAEPPPELLTQSFLTPNELFFTRNHLPVPAVDAASYRLRVEGPGGRALSLSLSELRRRFPKHEVTATLQCAGNRRSEMSRVRPVKGLAWDIGAISTARWGGARLRDVLLAAGVRDNTDNGEWHVCFEGLDADASGTPYGASIPLKRALSADAEVLLAYEMNGRELPRDHGFPVRVVVPGVVGARSVKWLRSVAVSPEESPSHWQQNDYKGFCPSVDWDSVDFGAAPAIQELPVQSAITEPRPGAAVPAGELTVKGYAWSGGGREVVRVDVSLDGGRTWREAELGPRPERGRGWAWALWELRAPVPAGXRLEIVCKGVDRSYNVQPDTVAGIWNLRGVLSNAWHRVPVTVTK; encoded by the exons ATGGCGCTGGGAAAAACCGGGAACAACCGGGCTGGGGACAACGGGGAccgggatggagctgggaaaaccAGGACCGACGGGCACCGACTGGGTGGGGACACACCGGGCACCGGGCTGGGGTCACGGAAGGGCAGAAGCGGAGCGGAAACCCAGCGCGGTTGTGTCGCAGCAGAGTCGCTGATTTTCGCTTTCCCCGGCAGCGCCACCGGAGCCGTTTCCCGGTACCCGGTGTCCGGTGCCCGCCCCAGCCGCGCTctcccgtcccgtcccgccgccgccgccgcgatGCTGCTGCTCCGGGCCATGGCCGGCCGCAG gcTCCCGCCGCTGATGCGGCTGCCCCGCGGCTGCTCCCGGTTGGCCGCCGGTAGCGCGGCCCCGGAGGGACACCGGGAAGGGAAcccggggggacaccgggaaggGAAcccggggggacaccgggaagcgacaccggggggacaccgAGGAGCGGCGCCGGTGCTGGCGGCGCTGCTCGGGATCGGCGTCGTTGTGGCCTACGGAGAGCGGCGGCGGAGG ACCGCCCAGGCCGCCCaggccgcccccgccccgccgttCCCCCGTTACACGCGGGCGGAGGTGGCGCAGCACCGCACCCCGGCCGATCGCGTGTGGGTCACCTACGGCACCGACGTGTTCGACGTGACCGAATTCGTGGAGCTGCACCCGGGGGGACCGGACAAGATCCTGCTGGCGGCCGGGGGGGCCCTGGAGCCTTTCTGGGCTCTCTACGCCGTCCACAGCCAACCGCacgtgctggagctgctccgcGATTACAAAGTGGGCGAGCTGAGCCCCGAGGAGGCGGCGCCGCCACCGGCGGACAGCGCGGACCCGTTCGCCGGGGACCCCCCGCGCCACCCCGCGCTGCGGGTGAACAGCTCGAAGCCTTTTAACGCCGAGCCGCCCCCGGAGCTGCTCACGCAGAGCTTCCTGACGCCCAACGAGCTTTTCTTCACCCGCAACCACCTCCCGGTGCCCGCCGTGGATGCGGCGTCCTACCGGCTGCGCGTGGAGGGCCCCGGTGGCCGCGCGTTGTCGCTGTCGCTGTCGGAGCTGCGGCGGCGCTTCCCGAAGCACGAGGTGACGGCCACGCTGCAGTGCGCCGGTAACCGGAGATCCGAGATGAGCCGCGTCCGCCCGGTTAAAGGCCTGGCGTGGGATATCGGTGCCATCAGCACGGCGCGCTGGGGCGGAGCGCGGCTCCGGGACGTGCTGCTGGCCGCCGGTGTCCGCGACAACACCGACAACGGCGAGTGGCACGTGTGCTTCGAAGGGCTGGACGCGGACGCTTCGGGGACGCCGTACGGAGCGTCCATCCCGTTAAAACGGGCGCTGAGCGCCGACGCCGAGGTGCTGCTGGCGTACGAGATGAACGGGCGGGAGCTGCCCCGCGATCACGGGTTCCCGGTGCGCGTCGTGGTGCCCGGCGTGGTCGGGGCTCGGAGCGTGAAGTGGCTGCGGAGCGTGGCGGTGTCGCCCGAGGAGAGCCCGAGCCATTGGCAGCAGAACGACTACAAGGGCTTCTGTCCGTCCGTGGATTGGGATTCCGTGGATTTCGGGGCCGCGCCCGCCATCCAGGAGCTGCCGGTGCAGTCGGCGATCACCGAGCCCCGGCCCGGAGCGGCCGTGCCCGCCGGGGAGCTGACGGTGAAGGGATACGCGTGGAGcggaggaggaagggaggtgGTCAGG GTGGACGTGTCGCTGGACGGGGGCCGGACGTGGCGCGAGGCCGAGCTGGGCCcgcggccggagcggggccggggctgggcctGGGCGCTGTGGGAGCTGCGGGCGCCGGTGCCCGCGG CGCGGCTGGAGATCGTCTGCAAGGGC GTGGACCGGAGCTACAACGTCCAGCCCGACACCGTGGC gggcatCTGGAACCTGAGAGGGGTCCTGAGCAACGCCTGGCACCGCGTGCCCGTCACCGTCACCAAGTGA
- the IKZF4 gene encoding zinc finger protein Eos has protein sequence MLSARGAGRKCGGGGGGPGASSGAAAAAAPGPPRTPRTGTGTAAPPPPAPGGPPEPAAARRERCHGFLQRESPAQTGEEIRELDMVPEALLHPERPTFIERLAGSFTKRKRSTPQKFVGEKQMRFALSELPFDVSPGFDKDVEVVPSRGHALEPPYAGPLSLLGAGDPLRPLRLATNCITEVTPVISSVYTQIQALPARLELPRGRDSSEDGAEGIPVIFRSRSSGGAADSGASPSNGCQDSTDTESIQEERAGGGSSRHSPAYAKEEPKEEADGAARCYPKESLRVLNEEGEQLRAFCCEHCRVLFLDHVMFTIHMGCHGFRDPFECNICGYRSQDRYEFSSHIVRGEHKI, from the exons ATGCTCTCGGCGCGCGGCGCGGGCCGGAAGtgcgggggcggggggggggggcccggggcctcctcaggagccgccgccgccgccgcgcccggacccccccggaccccccgcaccggcaccggcaccgccgcgccgccccccccagccccgggggggCCTCCCGAGCCCGCCGCGGCCCGCCG ggagcgcTGCCACGGCTTCCTGCAGAGGgagagccctgcacagacag GAGAGGAAATCCGGGAGCTGGACATGGTGCCCGAGGCGTTGCTGCACCCTGAGCGCCCCACCTTTATCGAGCGGTTGGCAGGGAGCTTCACCAAGAGGAAACGATCCACGCCGCAGAAATTTGTGG GTGAGAAGCAGATGCGTTTCGCCCTCTCGGAGCTGCCCTTCGATGTGAGCCCCGGCTTCGACAAGGACGTGGAGGTGGTTCCGTCCCGCGGCCACGCTCTGGAGCCGCCCTACGCCggccctctgtccctgctgggcgCCGGCGACCCCCTGCGCCCGCTCCGCTTGGCCACCAACTGCATCACCGAGGTCACGCCGGTCATCAGCTCCGTGTACACGCAGATCCAagcgctgcccgcccgcctCGAGCTGCCGCGGGGCCGCGATTCCTCCGAGGACGGCGCCGAGGGCATCCCGGTGATTTTCCGCAGCCGCTCCAGCGGTGGTGCCGCCGATAGCGGAGCTTCACCCTCCAACGGCTGCCAGGACTCCACGGACACCGAGAGCATCCAGGAGGAGCGGGCGGGAGGCGGCAGCAGCCGCCACAGCCCCGCTTATGCCAAGGAGGAGCCCAAGGAGGAGGCGGATGGAGCAGCTCGGTGTTACCCCAAGGAGTCCCTGAGGGTGCTCAACGAGGAGGGCGAGCAGCTGCGAGCCTTCTGCTGCGAGCACTGCCGGGTGCTCTTCCTGGACCACGTCATGTTCACCATCCACATGGGCTGCCACGGCTTCAGGGACCCTTTCGAGTGCAACATCTGCGGCTACCGCAGCCAGGACCGCTACGAGTTCTCCTCGCACATCGTGCGCGGCGAGCACAAGATATGA
- the RAB5B gene encoding ras-related protein Rab-5B, translating to MAARGAQRPNGHSQPSKICQFKLVLLGESAVGKSSLVLRFVKGQFHEYQESTIGAAFLTQSVCLDDTTVKFEIWDTAGQERYHSLAPMYYRGAQAAIVVYDITNQETFARARGWVKELQRQASPSIVIALAGNKADLASKRMVEYEEAQAYADDNSLLFMETSAKTAMNVNDLFLAIAKKLPKTEPQSTSGAGGRGRGVDLSEQSPQGRGQCCSN from the exons ATGGCCGCGCGCGGGGCCCAGCGGCCCAACGGGCACTCGCAGCCCAGTAAGATCTGCCAGTTCAAACTGGTGCTACTGGGAGAGTCGGCCGTGGGCAAATCCAGCCTGGTGCTGCGCTTCGTCAAGGGCCAGTTCCACGAGTACCAGGAGAGCACCATCGGCG cGGCGTTCCTGACGCAGTCCGTCTGTCTGGACGACACCACGGTCAAGTTTGAGATCTGGGACACGGCGGGGCAGGAGCGCTACCACAGCCTGGCCCCCATGTACTACCGGGGAGCCCAGGCTGCCATCGTGGTCTACGACATCACCAACCAG GAGACGTTTGcccgtgcccggggctgggtgaaggagctgcagcgccaggccagccccagcatcGTCATCGCCCTGGCTGGAAACAAAGCTGACCTGGCCAGCAAGAGGATGGTGGAGTACGAG gaagccCAGGCCTACGCTGATGACAACAGCCTGCTCTTCATGGAGACCTCGGCCAAGACAGCCATGAATGTCAACGACCTCTTTCTGGCCAttg CCAAGAAGCTGCCAAAGACGGAGCCGCAGAGCacgagcggggccgggggccggggccggggcgtgGACCTGAGCGAGCAGAGCCCGCAGGGCCgcgggcagtgctgcagcaactGA